One Phaseolus vulgaris cultivar G19833 chromosome 11, P. vulgaris v2.0, whole genome shotgun sequence genomic window carries:
- the LOC137835765 gene encoding uncharacterized protein translates to MTDLPIRKVLQKPDVAGRMVRWAVELSEFDVQYEPRGPIKGQVFTDFVVELSSVDAQQKEEANFRWVLSVDGSSNQQGSGAGVILEGPKGLLIEQALRFTFKANNNQAVYKALIAGMLLATEMGARSLLAKSDSLLVTGQVTGEYQAKDPQMTAYLGYVQILKG, encoded by the coding sequence ATGACGGACTTACCTATCCGGAAGGTGTTGCAGAAGCCAGAcgtggcaggaaggatggtgcgtTGGGCGGTGGAACTTTCGGAGTTCGATgtccagtacgagccccgaggccccATCAAAGGCCAGGTATTTACggactttgtggtggagctctCCTCGGTGGACGCACAGCAAAAGGAGGAAGCTAACTTCAGATGGGTGCTCTCCGTTGATGGGTCCTCCAATCAACAAGGGAGTGGAGCTGGCGTGATCTTGGAAGGACCAAAGGGGTtgttgattgagcaggccctaaGGTTCACTTTCAAGGCCAACAATAACCAGGCAGTGTATAAAGCCCTAATAGCCGGGATGCTCTTAGCTACAGAGATGGGAGCACGGAGCTTGTTGGCAAAGAGCGATTCCCTTTTGGTCACAGGTCAGGTGACCGGGGAATATCAAGCCAAAGATCCACAGATGACCGCGTACTTGGGGTACGTCCAGATTCTGAAGGGCTAG